CCGGACCGCGGGAACTCGGTCCCTCCGCCGGCCTTGTTGGGATTCGGGTCGGTCAAATCCAGGCCCGAGCAGAACCCGCGTCCGGCGCCGGTCAGCACGACGACGCGCAGGTCGTTGTTCGCCCGGATCCCGTCGAGGGCGGTGTGCAGGTCCTCGACCAACTCGTAGGACAGAGCGTTGAGCTTCTCCGGCCGGTTCAGCGTGAGGACGGCGATGTCGGGCCTGGGGTAGGTCAATTCGAGATGGGGCATGGCGACACGTTAGCCCCGTGCCGGATGGCCTCAGACGGTGCTGCGCCAGCCGGTCACGCCCACAACGATCATCCGTAGCTGCTTGACCGCAATGCGCCTGATCTCGTCGAGCGCGACCGAGTCGGTGGCGTCCTCGATGGACTCCGCGATCGAGATCATCGCGTTGACGAACAGGCTGGCCAAGATGTTGAGATCCTCGCCGCTCCACGCATTGAGCCCGGGGAAGCGGGCGAGATCGATCGCCAGTTCCGACGTGATCAGACGGATCTCGGTACGGATGGCGTACCTCAGCACGGTCACGCCGCTGGAGCGCTCACGGCCGATGAAACGCCAGTGTTCGCGACGTTCGTTGACGCCCTCGATCAAGATATCCACCGACGACTCGATGACCCGGTTCGGATCGAGCTTGCCCGCCCGCGCACCGCGCAGCATGTCGCGAAGGGCGCGGAACGATTCGTCGATGAGCACGAGGCCCAGCGCTTCCATCGACTCGAAGTGGCGGTAGAAGGCCGCAGGCACGATGCCCGCCTCACGAGTCACCTCGCGCAGACTGAGCGCCGCGAAGCTGCGCTGCTCCAGTAGGCGCAGGGCAGCGGCGACGATCGCCCGCCGGGTGGCCTCCTTGCGCTCCTCCCTGGAGAGGGTGTCGCGGGACCGTGACTTGCTTGACCTGCTCGAACGGCTCGTTCGTGAACTGGGCGTACGGTTGTTCACTTTGTGAAACCTACCACAACCTGCACGAATCTATTGACGCGCCCCCTGTGAACGGCGCACGGTATACACATGTTCACTCAAACTTTGACACGCCGCGTGCGACGGTCGCCTCTTCTGGAGTTGCTGACCGGGCCCCACGGCGTGGATCGATACACCGAGCTGGTCGACCCGACCTGGACGCGGTCAGACGCCCGCGCCAAGGTGATCTCGGTGCGTCGGCAGACGCCCCGCAGCGTCACGCTGACGCTGGAACCGAATCAGGCGTTCACTGGTTTTCAGGCCGGCCAGCACATCAACCTCACCGTCGAAATCGACGGCCGTCGTCGCACCCGTCCCTACTCTCCGGCCAGTGCCGAAGGCTCCCCGTATATCGAGCTCACGGTCGGCCGCCACGAGGGCGGACTGGTGTCCACCTATCTCTGCGACCACGCCCGCCCGGGCTTGGTCGTCGGACTGGACTCCGTGGGCGGGGACTTCGTGCTCCCGACGGTGCGGCCCCGTCGCGTTCTGTTCGTGTCGGGCGGCAGCGGCATCACCCCGGTGATGTCCATGCTGCGCACGATGCGCAACGAGGGATCGGATCGCGAGATCGCTTTCATCCACTACGCCCGCAACGCGCAGGAAGCCTGCTACGCAGACGAGCTCGCCGCGATGTCCGGCGTTCGGGTTTTGCACGGTTACACCCGTGCCGGACAGGGCGATCTCACCGGCTATTTCGACGCAGACCATCTGGCCGCGGCGATGCCCGAGCCGGACGCGGTCTTCGTGTGCGGTCCGCAGGCACTCGTAGATGCCGTCCGGACGCACTTCCCGGACGCGTTGTCCGAAAGCTTTGTCCCACCTGTGTTCACCCCGTCGGCCGATACCGGCGGCCGAATCGCATTCACCGACAGCGGTGTCGAGCTGACTGACGACGGCAGGCCACTGCTCGAGCAGGCCGAGGCCGCAGGCCTCACGCCGGAAAGCGGATGCCGGATGGGCATCTGCGGAAGCTGCACCCGCCGCAAGAGCAGCGGCGTCGTCAAGAACCTGATCACCGGAACCGTATCCAGTAGCGAAGCAGAAGACGTGCGTATCTGTGTATCCGCCCCCGTCGGCGACGTCGACATCGCGCTTTAGATCCGAAACGGACAAGAAAGGACAAGCCATGACTACAGCCACCACCGCACAACCGAAGACCATCTCGAAAACCGTCGGCGGCAAGACCGTCACCATGACCCCAGAGCAGGCCGACGCGTTCGGCCGCGAACTCGACGCGCTGAAGGACCGCGTGATCGCCGACCTCGGCGAGCGCGACGTCACTTACATCCGCCGGATCATCAAGGCGCAGCGCGGTCTGGAGGTCGCCGGCCGTGCGATGCTCTTCGGCGGCATCTTCCCGCCGTTCTGGCTCGCGGGTACAGCGATGCTGGGCATCTCGAAGATCCTCGACAACATGGAGATCGGCCACAACATCATGCACGGCCAGTACGACTGGACCGGCGATCCGACGTTGGCGGGCAAGAACTTCGAATGGGACACCGCCTGCCCGGCCGACCAGTGGCGGCACTCGCACAACTACATGCACCACACCTACACCAACATCGTCGGCATGGACCGCGATGTGGGCTACGGGATCCTGCGGATCAGCGAGGACCAGAAGTGGAAGCCGTACTTCCTCGGGAATCCCGTGTGGGCATTCCTGCTGATGGTGCTGTTCCAGTACGGCGTCGCGTTGCATGAACTGGAGACCGAACGCATCACCGCCGGCGAAATCTCGATCGCCGACAAGCGCGAGATCCTCGAAGGGATCTGGCGTAAGACCAAGAAACAGACCCTCAAGGACTACGTGGCGTTCCCGCTGCTGGCCGGCCCGTTCGCGCCATGGGTGTTCGCCGGGAACATGACGGCGAACCTGATGCGCAACGTCTGGTCCAATGTGATCATCTTCTGCGGACACTTCCCCGAGGACGTGCAGGAGTTCTCGATCGAGGAGACCAAGGCCGAGACGCGTGGCCAGTGGTACTTCCGTCAGATCCTGGGATCTGCGAACCTGACCGGCGGCAAGCTCTTCCACATCCTGAGCGGCAACCTGTCGTTCCAGATCGAGCACCATCTGTTCCCTGACATCCCGGCACACCGTCACGCCGAGATCGCGCCCGAGGTGCAGGAGATCTGCAAGCGCTACGGCATCCCCTACAACACGGGACCGCTGCCGCGGCAGATCGCTACGGTCTGGCGCAAGATCTTCAAGCTGGCACTGCCGGGCTAGCCGTTACGTCTGACAGTTCGGACACCAGTAGGAGACACGGTCTCCGCTGGTGTCCGACTGTATGTGGGTGCCGCAGCGCCGGCATGGACGTCCCACCCGGCCATAGACCCAGAGGTCGCGACCGCCTCGGGTGTCGCCGGTCGTGGTGCGATTGACCCGGGAGCGGTTGAGCCACAACATGTCACGAGCCCGTTGCACCATGCGCAGCGGATCTTTGACGTCTCCCACCGGTGTCGTCGGCAGATAGCCGGTGACAAAGCACAGTTCGTTGGCGTAGACGTTGCCGACGCCGGCCATCACCCGCTGATCCAACAGCGACTCGGCGAGCGGTCGCTGCGGGTCGGCCACCAGGTTGTCGCGAGCGATACGCGGTTCCCAGTCGTCGCCGAGCAGGTCAGGTCCGAGATGGGCGACGACGTCCATGTCATGGTCGCGTTTGAGAATCTCCAGCACTCCGAGATCGATACCTGCGGCGCGGGAATCCTCGGTTTCCAGGATGATTCGGATCTTGTGGGGCTGCACACGGCGGATCTGCCCGCCGACCAGCCAGGCCCCGTCCATTTTCAGGTGCGAGTGGATGCTCGCATCGCCGGCGCGGATGAAGAGATGCTTACCCCTGCTGATCACCTCGTCCACGACGCAGCCCGTCAGATCAACCGTCGCAAACTTGGGAACTCGCACGTCGCACCGTGTGAGTGTCTTACCGGCAAGCGCCTCCCGCAGCTTGGTCGCAGCGCGAAAGACGGTGTCACCCTCAGGCATTGGCCGTCACCGCAACCTGAGTCCTCGCGGGGTGCGTGAGAAGCCGGCACCGATCAGGGCATCCTGAACGGCGCCCCGCTGACCGCCCGCACCCGGTTCGAGCACCGGCACGCCGTTCACCTTTTCCACGAGGAACGACTGCACCCGCCCCGCGCTCACCAGATCCGCCAGCGCGGCCGCGGCCGCGATGTGCGCGTCGGCATCCTCGGTGAAGCTCAGCAGCGAGCGTCCACCGCGTTCGAGGAACCACACCAGTTCACCGTCCACCAGCGCGACGAGCGCCCCGGCTTTACGGCCCGGCCGTCCCCCGCCAGCGGGTGGGGCCCCAGCTTGCGAGGGGAGTGCCCCCAGCGCGACGTCTTCGTCAGAGGTGGCGCGAGTGGGCCACGGCAGCGCTGCGCCGTACGGATTGGCCGGGTCGGCGGCTGCCATCACGACCGCGTGGTATTCGCGGTGATCGGGGTCGACGCCGTCGAGGTAGGACCGCAATCTATCGACCGTCGACGCCACCGCGAACTGGGCGCCCCCGAGGGACTCGACGAAGTACCCGCGCTGGCACCGGCCGGCGTCCTCGAATGCCGTCAACACCTTGTACAGCATGGCAAAGCCGCCGGGCACCTGTTCGGATGTGACGGCGCCCTTGGTCAGCACGCCGTGACGGCCCAGCAGCAAGTCGGCCTGAAAATGTGCGCGCACCGTCGACTCCGGTTCGGCCGCCGGCAGCGCGGACCAGCGGCCCGCCACCACGGGGTCGGAGGTGCGCGTCTGCGCGTGCGAGACGCTGTATCGACTCAGCCGCGGCGGGCGTTGACGCTGGCGGTGGGCCGGTGAGTCACGGCGGCCCGACGAGCGGCGGGGACCCGTCAGCATCGCCCGCACCGGCGCGAACGTATCGCCGCTGACCCAGCCGGCCCAGATCAGTTCCCACAGCGCCTGTTTCAGTTCGTCGCCCGGGTTATCGGATAGCTGGCGGAAAAAGTAGGCGCCCCCGCCGCCAAGCGTCTCCATGATCTGGCGGTGCGTGTCCGTGAACTCGATTTCGGTCGGCGCCGCGAGCGTCATCGGTGCCGAATCCGCCGGATGGAAGGCGATCCACCCGTCGCCGCCGCCGATCTGTCCCGCACCCGACCAGGTGACCTCCCCGGACGCCAGCAGCTCGTCGAGCATCGCCGGCTGATAGTCGCGCACCCGCAGCCCGAACACCAACGGCTCCACCGCTGAGGCCGGAATCGGCACTCCCGCCAACTGATCGATGACCGCCGCGAGTCCGTCGACACCGCTGTTGTGGGTCGATCCGACCTGCTGCCACGCGGGCAGGAAGCGCCCATAGGCGGCGGTACTGACCGGCTCGACCTGCGCCCGCAGCGCGGCCAGCGATCGCCGGCGCAGGATTTTCAGGATGTCGGAGTCGCACCACTCGCTGGAATCGGACGCTGTGTTGAATGTCGCCGCCGGGGCGGCTCCGGCGGTGAACTCCCCGCGAATCAACCTGCCGTCGATCGCCATACGGCCCAGTACATCCGCGGTGACCCGCAGGCCCAGACCGAACCGGGCCGCCGCGTCATGTGTGGTGAACGGACCGCGGGTGCGGGCATACCGGCCGAGCAGTTCACCCAGCGGATCGTCGACCGATTCGGTGAAGGCCGTCGGCACCCCGACCGGGACGGCGACCCCGACCCCGTCGCGCAGCAGCCCGATGTCCTCGACGGCCACCCACCACGTCTGGTCGGCGTACGTCACCCTCAGCGCGCGCTTGCTGGCCAGTAACCCGTCGAGCCAGCCGCCAACCTCGGACGTGGTGCAGCGTTCGGCGATTTCGGCCTCCGTGAGTGGGCCCAACACCCGCAGCAGGTCGGCCACGCCTTCGGCGTCGCGGGCCTGCCGGTCGTCGCTGAGATGTTGCAACTGCCTCGCGGTCGAAGCGATGACTTGCGGATCGAGCAGCTCGCGCAACTCCACCCGGCCGAGCAGTTCGGCCAACAGCACGCTGTCCAAGGACAGCGCGGCGGCGCGCCGCTCGGCTAGCGGGCTGTCGCCCTCGTACATGAATGCGCCGACATAGCCGAACAGCAGCGACGCCGCGAACGGTGACGGCGTGGTCGTCTCGACCTCGACCAGCCGCAGCCGGCGCTGCGCGACGCGGTTCATCAGCTCCGTCAGCGCCGGCACGTCGTACACATCCTGCAGACATTCGCGCACCGCCTCCAGCAGGATCGGGAAGTCCGGATACTTGCGTGCGACGTCCAGCAGCTGGGCGGCCCGTTGCCGCTGGTGCCACAGGGGCGATCGCTTACCGGGGTGACGGCGGGGGAGAAGCAGTGCGCGGGCGGCACATTCGCGAAAGCGCGATGCGAACAGTGCCGAGCCGCCGACCTCCGCGGTGACGATGGGTTCGATCTCGTCGGCGTCGAAGACGAAGAGGTCGGCACCGGGCGCGGTGTCTTCGGTATCGGGCAGTCGCACGATGATGCCGTCGTCGGACGCGGTCGGCTTCTCGTCGATGCCGTAGCGTTCGCGCAACCGCCGGGCGACAGCCAAAGCGAGTGGGCCGTGCACCCGCAATCCGTACGGGGAGTGCAGGATGACGCGCCAGTCGCCCAGTTCGTCGCGGAACCGCTCCACCACGAACGTCGTGTCCGTCGGCACCACCGTGGTGGCCTGACGCTGCTCGTCGAGCAGTTGCCACAGATTGTTGGCGGCGTACTCGTCGAAACCCATTGTCTGGCAGCGCTCGTCGAATTCATCACGGCTGAGTCGGGCCAGCTCACCGGTGAACGCGCCGACGGCCGCTCCGAGTTCGGCCGGTCTGCCGACGCTGTCGCCGCGCCAGAACGGCAGCCGGGCGGGCTGCCCAGGCGCGGGAACGACCAGCACCCGGTCATGGGTGATCTCGGTGATGCGCCAGCTCGTCGCACCGAGAGAGATGATGTCGCCGGGCCGCGACTCGTAGACCATTTCCTCGTCGAGTTCACCGACCCGCGAGGGCTTTTCCGAATCGGTGGCCAGATAGACGGTGAACAGGCCGCGGTCGGGGATCGCGCCGCCCGACGTCACGGCCAGGCGCTGCGCACCGGGCCGGGCGATCAACGTCCCCGCATCACGGTCGTATACCAGACGTGGACGCAGTTCGGCGAACTCGGTGGATGGATACTTCCCGGACAGCAAGTCGAGTGTTGCCTCGAATGCGCTGCGCGGCAACGTCGCAAAGGGCGCGCTGCGGCGAACCGCGTCGAACCAGCGGTCGGCGTCCAACGGCTCGAGCGCCGAAGCCGCGACGGTGTGCTGGGCGAGGACGTCGAGCGGATTGGTCGGCACCCGCATGGTCTCGATGTCGCCGCTGAGCATCCGCTTTACGGTGACCGCACATCCGATCAGATCCGTGCGGTGCTTGGGAAACAGCACACCCTGGGAGATCTCGCCGACCTGGTGACCCGCACGGCCGATGCGCTGCAACCCGCTGGCGACCGACGGCGGTGCTTCGACCTGGATCACGAGATCAACCGCGCCCATGTCGATGCCCAACTCCAGGCTGGACGTGGCGACGACGGCCTTCAGGCGGCCGGACTTCAGATCGTCCTCGACCTGTGCGCGTTGCTCCTTGCTGACCGAACCGTGGTGCGCGCGGGCCAGCAGTGTCGGGGCGCCCAACGACGCGCCGCTGGCCATCAGCTGTGCCGGGAAGCCGCCGCCCACCTTCGGGTTGTGCTCCATGGAAACGCCGGCGCCAGTGCGTTCGGCGTGAATCTCGTTGAGCCGCGAGGTGAGTCGCTCGGCTAGCCGCCGGGAGTTGGCGAAGACGATCGACGAATTGTGCGTCTCGATCAGGTCGACGATGCGTTCCTCGACGTCAGGCCAGATGGTGTTGTTCTCGAGGTTGGCCATATCGGGAACGGGCACCGTCACGGTCAGGTCGAAGGTCTTGGCCGCGGGCGGCGCCACGATGGTGGTGCGCGCCTGACCGGACAGGAACCGCGCGACCTCCTCGGGCGGGCGGACCGTGGCGGACAATCCGATGCGTTGCGCTGGCTGGTTCAGTAGCTGGTCGAGCCGCTCCAGCGACAGCGCCAGATGCGCGCCGCGCTTGGTCGCCGCGACGGCGTGCACTTCGTCGACGATGACCGTCTGCACCTCGGTGAGCGTCTCGCGGGCCGCGGAGGTGAGCATCAGGAACAGCGACTCCGGCGTGGTGATCAGGATGTCCGGCGGCCGGGTGATCAGCTCGCGGCGCTGGGCGGGTGTGGTGTCACCGGAGCGAACGCCGACGCTGATCTGGGGTGCGGGACTCCCGCTGCGCTCGGCGAGGCGGCCGATGCCCGTCAGCGGGGTCCGCAGGTTGCGTTCCACGTCCACGGCCAGCGCCTTGAGGGGCGATACATAGAGGACCCTCGTGCCTGCTGACGCGGGCCTGGGCTCTGAGGATGCGAGGCGGTCGATCGCCCACAGGAACGCCGCGAGCGTCTTGCCGGAGCCGGTGGGGGCGATGACCAGTGTGTTGTCGCCGTCGGCGATGGCGGACCACGCCTGCGTCTGCGCCGGGGTCGGCTCGGCGAATGTTCCCGTGAACCAGTCGCGGGTCAGCCCGCTGAACCGGGCAAGGGGACTGGTGCTCATCTAGCCATCGTGCAGCAGGGCACCGACAACTGTCAGGGACGTGCGGCCGCGACGGTTTCTGCCAGCGCTTCGGGAATCCCAGGAACCCGGGCGACCATATCGAGCAGGGCATGCGCACACGCGTCGGCGACGACGTCGATGTCGATCGAGGGGTCCATCATCCGTTGCCTGCACATTTCGAGAGTGAAGGCCAACCACCCGTAGACCACCACACGCAGGTCGCGCTCGACCTTGGAGTCCAGCTGGTCACCTCCGAAGCCGGCGACGATACGGTCGGCCTGGCGGTCGTTGTCGAGGTCCTCGATGCCGCGCAGGACGGGGTCGGAGCGGCCTGCGCCGACGTAGGCCGCCCAGGCGACGTTCGGGTTCTGCTCGTAGTAGCGCAGGTAGGCGATGACGCCTTCCCGCAGCTGGTTGAACAGACTGAGGTCAGGGCTGGGCGGTGTGTTCGTCGCCTCGAAGAGCCGTTCACTCTCGGCGCGCAGCACCGCGGCGAAGAATGCCCGCTTGTCGGGGAAATAGTGGTACATCAGCGCGCGGGAGACGCCGGCCTTCTCGGCGATCTCGTCGATGCGGACGTCGTCATAGGGTCGCTGCCCGAACACCTCGGCGCCCAAGGTGAGAAGTTCGGCGCGGCGCTCGTCGGGAGACAGCCGCCGTCGGGGTACAGCCATCAGGCCATCTTAGTTGACATATGTACAACAGTGCATGAGCCCCGCCATCGCGAGAGTGGGCTTGCGTCACGCCAATGTCGCTTTTCTTGTGCGGGTAACCCACGTTCGCGCGCGGCCGCCGCCTCAGCCGAAGTGCACACCCTGGGCCAGCGGCAGCTCCGACGAGTAGTTGACGGTATTGGTGGCTCGACGCATGTACGCCTTCCACGAATCCGAGCCCGACTCGCGCCCGCCGCCGGTCTGCTTCTCGCCACCGAAGGCGCCGCCGATCTCGGCGCCCGACGTGCCGATGTTGACGTTGGCGATGCCGCAGTCCGAACCGTCGGCGGCCATGAAGCGTTCCGCCTCACGCATGTCCATCGTGAAGATCGACGACGAAAGACCTTGCGGCACCGCATTGTTCATCGCGATCGCGTCGTCCAACTCGTCGTAGGTCAGCACATAGAGGATCGGAGCGAACGTCTCGGAGTGCACCACCTCGGTCTGCGCGGGCATGCGGACGACGGCCGGCGCGACGTAGTAGGCGCTGTCGTCGCCCAGTTCGTGGCGCTCGCCCCCGAACACCTCGCCACCGTCGGCGCGTGCCTGCTCGAGTGCCCGGACCATGTCGCGGTAGGCGGTCTCGTGGATCAGCGGACCGACCAACGTGCCGTCGGCCGTCGGCTCACCGATCGGCAGCTGCCGGTAGGCCGCCACGATCCGGCCGACGAGTTCGTCGGCGACCGACGAGTGCACGATCAGCCGTCGCATCGTCGTGCATCGCTGTCCGGCGGTGCCCGCGGCGGAGAACACGATGCCGCGCACCGCGAGATCCAGATCGGCCGACGGCGTGACGATCGCGGCGTTGTTCCCGCCCAGCTCGAGCAACACCTTGCCGAATCGCTGAGCCACCCGCGGCCCGACCTGCTGACCCATCCGCACGGAACCAGTCGCCGACAGCAGGGCCACCCGGGGATCGTCGACCAGGCGCTCGCCGACCTCGCGGCCACCCTGGATCAGCCGGCTGACCTCCCGCGGCGCACCCACATCGTCGGCCGCGCGCTCGATCAGCGCCTGGCACGCCAGCGCCGTCAGCGGCGTCAGCTCCGAAGGCTTCCACACCACCGTGTCACCACAGACCAGTGCGATCGCCGTGTTCCAGGCCCAGACCGCCACCGGAAAGTTGAACGCGGTGATGACCCCGACCACGCCCAGCGGATGCCAGGTCTCCATCAGCCGGTGCCCCGGGCGTTCGGACGCGATGGTCTTGCCGTAGAGCTGACGCGAGAGTCCAACGGCGAACTGGCAGATGTCGATCATCTCCTGCACCTCACCGAGCGCCTCGGACGTGATCTTGCCCGCCTCGAGAGTGACGAGCGCCGCGACATCGGCCTTGTGCTCGACCAGCAGCTCGCCAAGGCGTGCGACCAACGCGCCGCGGACCGGCGCCGGCGTCGTCCGCCATGTTGTAAATGCCTGCGCGGCTTCGGCAATGGCCGCATCGGCCTGTTCCAGGCTGGTCTCGGTGATCGTGAACAGCACGTCGCCGGTGATCGGGGTGCTGGCCTGCAGGCGTGAGCTGGATGTCGCCGGCCTCCCGGCTCCGTGGCCGCCCGGCTCACCTAATTCGGCGGGTGAGCCCACGGCCGTCAGTGCCTCGCGTACGCGGGTGCGCAGCGCATCGGCCGTTGGCAGCTGGGATTTCTGCATGGTCGTCATTGTGATGCCGCTTTCTCGTAGAGCTCGTACGGATCGTGGATGTGGTGGCCGATCTGTCCGGCCATCCAACTCAGGCTGTACTGCGAACTGTCCGCCTCGTCTGCGGCGTGCGCATCGGAATCGAGGTTGGAGCGGAAGATCCCGGCTGCTGACGCGGGTAGAAAATCCTCGTAGGCAACCGGTTTCGACGGATCTCCGCCGCGGTAATAGGCCAGGCCCGAGGCTGCCATGGCCTCGTCGGTGGCGGGGAAGTACGTGTTCCACATCGCTGCCGGGTCGGTTTCAGCCATCGCCTGGTCGTAGCGTCGTCTGCCCTCGGCGGTCAACGCGACGCCGCGCGATTCGACCTCCCCGAAGCGCACGCGCAACGTGCCCTCGGATACCTGCCCATCATCGTCGCGGAAACGTCTCGGTTCGGAAAGCGCGCGAAAAGACGTCTGCCGCAGCAGCACGGCGGGCCCGTCGCATCGCGGGGGGCCCTGAATCGCATCGATCATCTCGATGCCCCGCCGCGACATTCGTACGTACAGTTCGTCGATGTCGAGCACCCGCGGCGTCAGGTGATTGATGTGTGTGGTTCGCACCCCGGCGATGTCGGCGGCGACCGCGGATACGTGGGCCAACTCGTCGTACCACGCCCGGTCGATCGGCTCACGTGACAGGGCGAACGCGTCGACCGCGGCGGCGATGAACCGGTCGGCGCTGTCGCGATCGGTGCCTGCGTCGGACGCGATGCGCCGCGCCTCGGCGATCAGCGCGGGATCGAACAGCTGCCTGTCGGCGAGGTACCGCTCCACACGCATGCGCAGGTCAGGGGCGAAGAACCTTTCGTCGGCTGTGGCCAGCATCGAGGTGAACACCCGAAATGGGTTGTGCTC
The sequence above is drawn from the Mycobacterium gallinarum genome and encodes:
- a CDS encoding TetR family transcriptional regulator, with protein sequence MNNRTPSSRTSRSSRSSKSRSRDTLSREERKEATRRAIVAAALRLLEQRSFAALSLREVTREAGIVPAAFYRHFESMEALGLVLIDESFRALRDMLRGARAGKLDPNRVIESSVDILIEGVNERREHWRFIGRERSSGVTVLRYAIRTEIRLITSELAIDLARFPGLNAWSGEDLNILASLFVNAMISIAESIEDATDSVALDEIRRIAVKQLRMIVVGVTGWRSTV
- a CDS encoding ferredoxin reductase, translating into MFTQTLTRRVRRSPLLELLTGPHGVDRYTELVDPTWTRSDARAKVISVRRQTPRSVTLTLEPNQAFTGFQAGQHINLTVEIDGRRRTRPYSPASAEGSPYIELTVGRHEGGLVSTYLCDHARPGLVVGLDSVGGDFVLPTVRPRRVLFVSGGSGITPVMSMLRTMRNEGSDREIAFIHYARNAQEACYADELAAMSGVRVLHGYTRAGQGDLTGYFDADHLAAAMPEPDAVFVCGPQALVDAVRTHFPDALSESFVPPVFTPSADTGGRIAFTDSGVELTDDGRPLLEQAEAAGLTPESGCRMGICGSCTRRKSSGVVKNLITGTVSSSEAEDVRICVSAPVGDVDIAL
- a CDS encoding fatty acid desaturase family protein, with the protein product MTTATTAQPKTISKTVGGKTVTMTPEQADAFGRELDALKDRVIADLGERDVTYIRRIIKAQRGLEVAGRAMLFGGIFPPFWLAGTAMLGISKILDNMEIGHNIMHGQYDWTGDPTLAGKNFEWDTACPADQWRHSHNYMHHTYTNIVGMDRDVGYGILRISEDQKWKPYFLGNPVWAFLLMVLFQYGVALHELETERITAGEISIADKREILEGIWRKTKKQTLKDYVAFPLLAGPFAPWVFAGNMTANLMRNVWSNVIIFCGHFPEDVQEFSIEETKAETRGQWYFRQILGSANLTGGKLFHILSGNLSFQIEHHLFPDIPAHRHAEIAPEVQEICKRYGIPYNTGPLPRQIATVWRKIFKLALPG
- the nei2 gene encoding endonuclease VIII Nei2, with the protein product MPEGDTVFRAATKLREALAGKTLTRCDVRVPKFATVDLTGCVVDEVISRGKHLFIRAGDASIHSHLKMDGAWLVGGQIRRVQPHKIRIILETEDSRAAGIDLGVLEILKRDHDMDVVAHLGPDLLGDDWEPRIARDNLVADPQRPLAESLLDQRVMAGVGNVYANELCFVTGYLPTTPVGDVKDPLRMVQRARDMLWLNRSRVNRTTTGDTRGGRDLWVYGRVGRPCRRCGTHIQSDTSGDRVSYWCPNCQT
- a CDS encoding ATP-dependent helicase — its product is MSTSPLARFSGLTRDWFTGTFAEPTPAQTQAWSAIADGDNTLVIAPTGSGKTLAAFLWAIDRLASSEPRPASAGTRVLYVSPLKALAVDVERNLRTPLTGIGRLAERSGSPAPQISVGVRSGDTTPAQRRELITRPPDILITTPESLFLMLTSAARETLTEVQTVIVDEVHAVAATKRGAHLALSLERLDQLLNQPAQRIGLSATVRPPEEVARFLSGQARTTIVAPPAAKTFDLTVTVPVPDMANLENNTIWPDVEERIVDLIETHNSSIVFANSRRLAERLTSRLNEIHAERTGAGVSMEHNPKVGGGFPAQLMASGASLGAPTLLARAHHGSVSKEQRAQVEDDLKSGRLKAVVATSSLELGIDMGAVDLVIQVEAPPSVASGLQRIGRAGHQVGEISQGVLFPKHRTDLIGCAVTVKRMLSGDIETMRVPTNPLDVLAQHTVAASALEPLDADRWFDAVRRSAPFATLPRSAFEATLDLLSGKYPSTEFAELRPRLVYDRDAGTLIARPGAQRLAVTSGGAIPDRGLFTVYLATDSEKPSRVGELDEEMVYESRPGDIISLGATSWRITEITHDRVLVVPAPGQPARLPFWRGDSVGRPAELGAAVGAFTGELARLSRDEFDERCQTMGFDEYAANNLWQLLDEQRQATTVVPTDTTFVVERFRDELGDWRVILHSPYGLRVHGPLALAVARRLRERYGIDEKPTASDDGIIVRLPDTEDTAPGADLFVFDADEIEPIVTAEVGGSALFASRFRECAARALLLPRRHPGKRSPLWHQRQRAAQLLDVARKYPDFPILLEAVRECLQDVYDVPALTELMNRVAQRRLRLVEVETTTPSPFAASLLFGYVGAFMYEGDSPLAERRAAALSLDSVLLAELLGRVELRELLDPQVIASTARQLQHLSDDRQARDAEGVADLLRVLGPLTEAEIAERCTTSEVGGWLDGLLASKRALRVTYADQTWWVAVEDIGLLRDGVGVAVPVGVPTAFTESVDDPLGELLGRYARTRGPFTTHDAAARFGLGLRVTADVLGRMAIDGRLIRGEFTAGAAPAATFNTASDSSEWCDSDILKILRRRSLAALRAQVEPVSTAAYGRFLPAWQQVGSTHNSGVDGLAAVIDQLAGVPIPASAVEPLVFGLRVRDYQPAMLDELLASGEVTWSGAGQIGGGDGWIAFHPADSAPMTLAAPTEIEFTDTHRQIMETLGGGGAYFFRQLSDNPGDELKQALWELIWAGWVSGDTFAPVRAMLTGPRRSSGRRDSPAHRQRQRPPRLSRYSVSHAQTRTSDPVVAGRWSALPAAEPESTVRAHFQADLLLGRHGVLTKGAVTSEQVPGGFAMLYKVLTAFEDAGRCQRGYFVESLGGAQFAVASTVDRLRSYLDGVDPDHREYHAVVMAAADPANPYGAALPWPTRATSDEDVALGALPSQAGAPPAGGGRPGRKAGALVALVDGELVWFLERGGRSLLSFTEDADAHIAAAAALADLVSAGRVQSFLVEKVNGVPVLEPGAGGQRGAVQDALIGAGFSRTPRGLRLR
- a CDS encoding TetR/AcrR family transcriptional regulator; the protein is MAVPRRRLSPDERRAELLTLGAEVFGQRPYDDVRIDEIAEKAGVSRALMYHYFPDKRAFFAAVLRAESERLFEATNTPPSPDLSLFNQLREGVIAYLRYYEQNPNVAWAAYVGAGRSDPVLRGIEDLDNDRQADRIVAGFGGDQLDSKVERDLRVVVYGWLAFTLEMCRQRMMDPSIDIDVVADACAHALLDMVARVPGIPEALAETVAAARP
- the amaB gene encoding L-piperidine-6-carboxylate dehydrogenase; its protein translation is MTTMQKSQLPTADALRTRVREALTAVGSPAELGEPGGHGAGRPATSSSRLQASTPITGDVLFTITETSLEQADAAIAEAAQAFTTWRTTPAPVRGALVARLGELLVEHKADVAALVTLEAGKITSEALGEVQEMIDICQFAVGLSRQLYGKTIASERPGHRLMETWHPLGVVGVITAFNFPVAVWAWNTAIALVCGDTVVWKPSELTPLTALACQALIERAADDVGAPREVSRLIQGGREVGERLVDDPRVALLSATGSVRMGQQVGPRVAQRFGKVLLELGGNNAAIVTPSADLDLAVRGIVFSAAGTAGQRCTTMRRLIVHSSVADELVGRIVAAYRQLPIGEPTADGTLVGPLIHETAYRDMVRALEQARADGGEVFGGERHELGDDSAYYVAPAVVRMPAQTEVVHSETFAPILYVLTYDELDDAIAMNNAVPQGLSSSIFTMDMREAERFMAADGSDCGIANVNIGTSGAEIGGAFGGEKQTGGGRESGSDSWKAYMRRATNTVNYSSELPLAQGVHFG